A region of Pyxidicoccus parkwaysis DNA encodes the following proteins:
- the clpX gene encoding ATP-dependent Clp protease ATP-binding subunit ClpX, producing the protein MESSARREDAVLTPREIFERLDRFVIGQEAAKRAVAIAAHNHLKRVQARRLRRASLIKKSNILLIGPTGSGKTHIARNLADILHVPFTTVDATEYTEAGYYGKDVEVMISDLLFKANHSVEDTQRGIIFVDEVDKIARRSQGARNGAGSRDIGGEGVQQALLKLLEGREVYVPLNVTQAWNKSDFVQVDTRDILFICAGTFSDLHDYGDEGGRAMGFGAEDAAKRSRKRITTKQLVDFGMLAEFLGRLPVVVQLEKLGEPELIRVLTEPPDSIVREFRELLAMDDIELDFTHGALREVVHYSVDRGLGARGLRSILEFVMSDVMFEAPEHRRRQVEVDADFVRQRLVGLDAAQIGL; encoded by the coding sequence ATGGAGTCGTCCGCACGCAGGGAAGACGCGGTGCTGACCCCGAGGGAAATCTTCGAACGGCTGGATCGCTTCGTCATCGGTCAGGAAGCCGCCAAGCGTGCGGTGGCCATCGCCGCTCACAACCACCTCAAGCGCGTGCAGGCGCGGAGGCTGCGCAGGGCGTCGCTCATCAAGAAGTCCAACATCCTGCTGATAGGCCCCACCGGTAGCGGCAAGACGCACATCGCGAGGAACCTGGCGGACATCCTCCACGTCCCGTTCACCACCGTGGACGCCACCGAGTACACGGAGGCGGGCTACTACGGGAAGGACGTGGAGGTCATGATTTCGGACCTCCTGTTCAAGGCGAACCACTCGGTGGAGGACACGCAGCGGGGCATCATCTTCGTGGACGAGGTGGACAAGATTGCCCGTCGCTCGCAGGGCGCGCGCAACGGCGCGGGCAGCCGCGATATCGGCGGCGAGGGAGTCCAGCAGGCGCTTCTCAAGCTGCTGGAGGGCCGCGAGGTGTACGTGCCCCTCAACGTCACCCAGGCGTGGAACAAGAGCGACTTCGTGCAGGTGGACACGCGCGACATCCTCTTCATCTGCGCGGGGACGTTCTCCGACTTGCACGACTACGGCGACGAGGGCGGCCGGGCCATGGGCTTCGGCGCGGAGGACGCGGCGAAGCGCTCGAGGAAGCGGATTACGACGAAGCAGCTGGTGGACTTCGGCATGCTGGCGGAGTTCCTCGGCCGCCTGCCGGTGGTTGTGCAGCTGGAGAAGCTGGGCGAGCCGGAGCTCATCCGCGTGTTGACGGAGCCGCCGGACTCCATCGTCCGCGAGTTCCGCGAGCTGTTGGCCATGGACGACATCGAGCTGGACTTCACCCACGGCGCGCTGCGCGAGGTGGTGCACTACTCGGTGGACCGCGGGCTGGGCGCGCGCGGGCTGCGCTCGATTCTGGAGTTCGTGATGTCGGACGTCATGTTCGAGGCGCCCGAGCACCGGCGCCGCCAGGTGGAGGTGGACGCGGACTTCGTGCGCCAGCGCCTGGTGGGGCTGGACGCCGCGCAGATTGGACTGTGA
- the speA gene encoding biosynthetic arginine decarboxylase encodes MPANAPPHRWTLADAHELYGIRNWGNPYFGINDKGHVCVHPDGPQAPSMDLKELVDEVRRRGIGLPLLLRFTDVLRHRVVHLNEAFKKAITDQGFKGGYRGVYPIKVNQHRYVVETIIEAGKGYNYGLEAGSKPELLAVMALLDNEDALVICNGYKDEEYIETALFYSRLGRNVILVVEKPSELPLIAEVARRTGIAPRLGMRVKLSTRGAGKWEASGGDRSKFGLSSSELMNCIGFMKETNMLGSFELLHFHLGSQISNIRNVKNALREVGCFYVEVARQGAPLKYLDVGGGLGVDYDGSQTNFASSMNYTTEEYANDVVFGVMEACDRAGVPHPTLVSESGRAVVAHHAVLVVDVLGTSEFDPAQVPEKLDDKAPSVVRNLMATFREVTNKNLLEAWHDAQDAKEESLTLFSLGHLTLEQRVAAENIYWATCHKIMRIAKEAGEIPEELDSLEKALSDTYFCNFSVFQSLPDSWAIDQLFPMMPIHRLAEKPTRRATLADITCDSDGKIEHFIDKREVKDALELHALNDDDYYLGIFLVGAYQEILGDLHNLFGDTHAVQVSLGPNGGYLIDNVVAGDTVTEVLNYVSYNKDDLVAKLRKFTELALRNGRITLDESRSLLRMYEDGLSGYTYLEREVDASFASNANQLRLVPQPGTATGQRNTLPPSGT; translated from the coding sequence ATGCCCGCAAACGCCCCTCCGCACCGCTGGACCCTTGCTGACGCCCACGAGCTCTACGGAATCCGCAACTGGGGCAACCCCTACTTCGGCATCAACGACAAGGGACATGTCTGCGTCCACCCGGATGGGCCGCAGGCCCCCAGCATGGACCTGAAGGAGCTGGTGGACGAGGTCCGCCGCCGGGGCATCGGCCTGCCGCTGCTGCTGCGCTTCACGGACGTGCTGCGCCACCGCGTGGTGCACCTCAACGAGGCCTTCAAGAAGGCCATCACGGACCAGGGCTTCAAGGGCGGCTACCGGGGCGTGTACCCCATCAAGGTGAACCAGCACCGCTACGTGGTGGAGACCATCATCGAGGCAGGCAAGGGCTACAACTACGGCCTGGAGGCCGGTAGCAAGCCCGAGCTGCTCGCGGTGATGGCGCTGCTCGACAACGAGGACGCGCTCGTCATCTGCAACGGCTACAAGGACGAGGAGTACATCGAGACGGCGCTCTTCTACTCGCGCCTGGGCCGCAACGTCATCCTCGTGGTGGAGAAGCCCAGCGAGCTGCCCCTCATCGCGGAAGTCGCCCGCCGCACGGGCATCGCCCCGCGGCTGGGCATGCGCGTGAAGCTGTCCACGCGCGGCGCCGGCAAGTGGGAGGCCAGCGGCGGAGACCGCTCCAAGTTCGGCCTGTCCTCCTCGGAGCTGATGAACTGCATCGGCTTCATGAAGGAGACGAACATGCTCGGCTCCTTCGAGCTGCTGCACTTCCACCTGGGCAGCCAGATTTCCAACATCCGCAACGTGAAGAACGCGCTGCGCGAGGTGGGCTGCTTCTACGTGGAGGTCGCCCGCCAGGGCGCGCCGCTGAAGTACCTGGACGTGGGCGGCGGCCTGGGCGTGGACTACGACGGCTCGCAGACGAACTTCGCCTCCTCCATGAACTACACGACGGAGGAGTACGCCAACGACGTGGTGTTCGGCGTGATGGAGGCGTGTGACCGCGCCGGCGTGCCGCACCCCACCCTCGTGTCGGAGTCCGGCCGCGCGGTGGTGGCGCACCACGCGGTGCTGGTGGTGGACGTGCTGGGCACCAGCGAGTTCGACCCGGCCCAGGTGCCGGAGAAGCTGGACGACAAGGCCCCGTCCGTCGTGCGCAACCTGATGGCCACCTTCCGCGAGGTGACCAACAAGAACCTCCTGGAGGCGTGGCACGACGCGCAGGACGCCAAGGAGGAGAGCCTCACCCTCTTCTCGCTGGGCCACCTGACGCTGGAGCAGCGCGTGGCGGCGGAGAACATCTACTGGGCCACCTGCCACAAGATCATGCGCATCGCGAAGGAGGCGGGCGAGATTCCGGAGGAACTCGACTCGCTGGAGAAGGCGCTCAGCGACACGTACTTCTGCAACTTCTCCGTGTTCCAGTCGCTGCCGGACTCGTGGGCCATCGACCAGCTCTTCCCGATGATGCCCATCCACCGGCTGGCGGAGAAGCCGACGCGCCGGGCGACGCTCGCGGACATCACCTGCGACTCGGACGGCAAGATTGAGCACTTCATCGACAAGCGCGAGGTGAAGGACGCGCTGGAGCTGCACGCGCTCAACGACGACGACTACTACCTGGGCATCTTCCTGGTGGGCGCGTACCAGGAGATTCTGGGCGACCTGCACAACCTCTTCGGCGACACGCACGCCGTGCAGGTGTCGCTGGGGCCCAACGGCGGCTACCTCATCGACAACGTGGTGGCGGGCGACACCGTGACGGAGGTCCTCAACTACGTCAGCTACAACAAGGACGACCTCGTCGCGAAGCTGCGCAAGTTCACCGAGCTGGCGCTGCGCAACGGCCGCATCACCCTGGACGAGTCGCGCAGCCTGCTGCGCATGTACGAGGACGGCCTGTCCGGCTACACGTACCTGGAGCGCGAGGTGGACGCGAGCTTCGCCTCCAATGCCAACCAGCTCCGCCTGGTGCCCCAGCCCGGCACCGCCACGGGCCAGCGCAACACGCTGCCCCCGTCGGGCACCTGA